From the genome of Arvicola amphibius chromosome 9, mArvAmp1.2, whole genome shotgun sequence, one region includes:
- the Paqr8 gene encoding membrane progestin receptor beta, with protein MTTAILERLSTLSVSGQQLRRLPKILEEGLPKMPCTVPESDVPQLFREPYIHAGYRPTGHEWRYYFFSLFQKHNEVVNVWTHLLAALAVLLRFWAFAEAGALQCSPHTLPLLLFILSSITYLTCSLLAHLLQSKSELSHYTFYFVDYVGVSVYQYGSALAHFFYSSDQAWYERFWLFFLPAAAFCGWLSCAGCCYAKYRYRRPYPVMRKICQVVPAGLAFILDISPVAHRVALCHLAGCQEQAAWYHTLQIVFFLVSAYFFSCPVPEKYFPGSCDIVGHGHQIFHAFLSICTLSQLEAILLDYQGRHEIFLQRHGPLSVYTACLSFFFLAACSAATASLLRHKVKARLVKRDS; from the coding sequence ATGACGACTGCCATCCTGGAACGCCTGAGCACCCTGTCTGTGAGCGGGCAGCAGCTGCGCCGCCTGCCCAAGATTCTCGAAGAAGGGCTTCCCAAGATGCCGTGCACTGTCCCAGAAAGCGACGTGCCCCAACTCTTCAGGGAGCCTTACATCCACGCGGGCTACCGCCCTACGGGGCACGAGTGGCGTTACTACTTCTTCAGCCTCTTTCAGAAGCACAATGAGGTGGTCAACGTCTGGACCCACTTGCTGGCGGCCCTAGCGGTCCTGTTGCGATTCTGGGCCTTTGCGGAGGCTGGGGCATTGCAGTGCTCTCCCCACACCCTACCCCTGCTCCTCTTTATCCTGTCCTCTATCACTTACCTCACCTGCAGCCTCTTGGCCCACCTGCTGCAGTCCAAGTCAGAGCTGTCTCACTACACCTTTTACTTTGTGGACTACGTCGGGGTCAGCGTCTATCAGTATGGCAGCGCATTGGCTCATTTTTTCTACAGCTCGGACCAGGCGTGGTACGAGCGGTTCTGGCTTTTCTTCCTGCCAGCAGCTGCTTTCTGTGGCTGGCTCTCCTGTGCTGGCTGTTGCTATGCCAAGTATCGCTACCGAAGGCCTTATCCAGTGATGCGGAAGATCTGTCAAGTGGTACCAGCCGGGCTGGCCTTCATTCTCGACATCAGCCCTGTGGCCCACCGGGTGGCTCTCTGTCACCTGGCTGGTTGCCAGGAACAGGCGGCCTGGTATCACACCCTCCAGATCGTCTTCTTCCTGGTTAGCGCCTACTTCTTCTCCTGCCCGGTACCCGAGAAGTACTTCCCAGGTTCCTGTGACATTGTGGGCCACGGACATCAAATCTTCCACGCCTTCCTTTCCATCTGCACGCTCTCCCAGCTGGAGGCCATTCTTCTAGACTACCAGGGAAGGCATGAGATCTTCCTCCAGCGCCACGGTCCCCTGTCCGTCTACACGGCctgcctctcctttttcttcttagcTGCCTGCAGTGCGGCCACCGCCTCCCTCCTGAGGCACAAagtcaaggccagactggttaAGAGAGATTCCTGA